The following are encoded together in the Lactuca sativa cultivar Salinas chromosome 1, Lsat_Salinas_v11, whole genome shotgun sequence genome:
- the LOC111897714 gene encoding uncharacterized protein LOC111897714 → MALPPCFKPLPLPSPPGIHLPISRRFSCTCSAVAYPESSSLSSSSVAQRPAVILPGLGNNTGDYEKLALTLQGYGVSTVVASVSRIDWLRNAAGLVDPNYWRGTLQPRPVLDWYLNRVDEAVNEALKQSQGGSLSIIGHSAGGWLARVYMEEFTNANISLLLTLGSPLQPPPKGLPGVIDQTRGLLDYVEKNCKKAVYTPELRYVCIAGRYIQGSRFFGNSNSPTTIPVAIEQSIPEVAIGSDPSTLTPTDATFRTRFVGQGYKQVCGQADVWGDGVVPEVSAHLEGALNISLDGVYHSPVGSDDESRPWYGSPAVVDQWVHHLLN, encoded by the exons ATGGCCTTGCCTCCGTGTTTCAAACCCCTGCCACTGCCATCTCCACCGGGAATTCATCTTCCAATATCACGACGGTTCTCTTGCACCTGCTCCGCCGTCGCTTATCCGGAATCCTCTTCATTATCATCTTCTTCAGTCGCTCAGCGTCCCGCTGTCATTCTTCCT GGGTTGGGGAATAATACAGGTGACTATGAGAAATTAGCTTTGACCTTACAAGGATATGGTGTTTCAACTGTGGTTGCTAGTGTGTCAAGAATCGATTGGCTGAGAAATGCTGCTGGTTTGGTCGACCCTAATTATTGGCGAGGCACCCTCCAACCTCGCCCTGTTCTTGATTG GTATTTAAATCGGGTTGATGAGGCTGTTAATGAAGCTTTGAAACAATCTCAAG GTGGTTCGTTGTCTATTATTGGACACTCTGCAGGAGGGTGGTTAGCTCGGGTGTACATGGAAGAATTCACCAATGCAAATATTTCCTTGCTTCTCACTCTTGGATCACCTCTTCA GCCACCACCAAAAGGGTTGCCTGGAGTTATTGATCAAACAAGGGGTCTTTTGGATTACGTGGAGAAAAACTGCAAGAAAGCTGTTTATACTCCAGAATTGAGATACGTATGTATCGCAGGCAG GTATATTCAGGGAAGTCGTTTCTTTGGTAACTCAAATTCTCCAACAACTATTCCTGTTGCCATTGAGCAATCTATTCCAGAGGTTGCTATTGGAAGTGATCCAAGCACCTTAACACCAACTGATGCTACATTTCGCACTCGCTTTGTTGGTCAAGGATACAAACAG GTATGTGGGCAGGCAGATGTATGGGGTGATGGGGTGGTCCCGGAAGTATCAGCTCATCTTGAGGGTGCGTTAAACATTAGTTTGGATGGAGTCTACCACTCGCCTGTTGGCTCAGATGATGAATCAAGACCATGGTATGGCTCACCGGCTGTTGTTGACCAATGGGTACACCACCTACTTAACTAG
- the LOC111897807 gene encoding upstream activation factor subunit spp27 encodes MASGARVFNGCRSLFAAAKSATPKSTATAAATTTTAAKKKTTVKKPTDKPAKKPKPASAEKSLKPVGILKPTPISPALAQFLGVSESPRTDAVKKIWQHIKLHELQNPENKREIICDEKLKTIFDGRDRVGFLEIAKLLAPHFVKTS; translated from the exons ATGGCCTCGGGTGCTAGGGTTTTCAACGGCTGCAGATCGCTATTCGCCGCAGCAAAGTCCGCCACTCCCAAATCCACGGCCACCGCTGCCGCTACCACCACCACCGCTGCAAAGAAGAAAACCACCGTCAAAAAACCAACAGACAAACCAGCGAAGAAACCGAAGCCAGCTTCTGCTGAAAAATCGTTGAAACCTGTTGGCATTCTGAAACCAACTCCGATTTCTCCAGCCCTAGCTCAGTTCCTCGGTgtctctgagtcccctcgcaccgACGCCGTTAAGAAGATTTGGCAGCACATCAAGCTCCATGAGCTTCAG AATCCAGAAAACAAGCGAGAGATAATTTGTGATGAAAAGCTCAAGACAATATTTGATGGGAGAGACAGAGTTGGGTTTCTAGAAATTGCCAAATTGCTTGCTCCTCATTTTGTCAAGACTAGTTAG